In Dama dama isolate Ldn47 chromosome 9, ASM3311817v1, whole genome shotgun sequence, the following proteins share a genomic window:
- the REXO1 gene encoding RNA exonuclease 1 homolog, with translation MLRSTGFFRAIDCPYWAGAPGGPCRRPYCHFRHRGARGPGVPGEGGAVSPAAGLGYDPYNPELPKPPAQRENGALGRGIDSRSDILELELVNQAIEAVRSEVELEQRRYQELLETARECGSAEAPVLAPHGPAACPATSLDGDAFPLSFDYNPSSHGLLSPDASYQPTPLAATAEPGCKYSLASPDRAQGHGGGGGGALEYVPKAVGQPRRYGRPISSSKYVVDNSKPSTDLEYDPLSNFSARLLSRASTKDERAPKRPRCSRGSEPYTPAPKKPCDPFGSCDARFSDSDDDAAVTPGDKSVTTSPPRAQGGAESKAPGKPGSREGPELEEGGLRETKEMAVQCDVEDLGPPPQSPGRPPLAKPSSPARAAPERSSPKEGRPKKKSGVPPTANHKDSVRKTDKGKDGARGRPTEKPTADRKGPQAGSPRHKAERPHGTKKKPSSATPVASSGKGRPERPGPLPSPAPGAARQPPDRMAGKTLSGKLAERKARSLDEGAPRDAPKLPRRALSHAELFGDESEDEDPRPEAPATRPPAPPSLSSSSDSDSDSDSSLGLSAAQGPPKRLKASPPPSSSSSSSGAGSDVDYSALEKEVDFDSDPMEECLRIFNESTAVKTEDKGRLARQPPKEEKTADKGHSGLTTLFPGQKRRISHLSKQGKEAEPTRRGPTPPARPLTAQEVCYRRAQQAQRESAGWLQAAQQLAEKPSSVHISAPGEKRRIAHVPNPLLAAAPTGAKRTLSASSSQPPSGPEPGSQPLKTRTLSGMASKTTTTVAPKRVAHSPSLQSLKKPIIPKEFGGKVPTVIRQRYLNLFIEECLKFCSSNQEAIEKALNEEKVAYDRSPSKNIYLNVAVNTLKKLRGLGPGAGAGLNKTSGRRVVSHEVVLGGKLAARTSFSLSRPSSPRVEDLKGAALYSRLKEYLLTEGQLKENGYPFPHPEKPGGAIIFTAEEKKPKDSSCRICCRCGAEYLVSSSGRCMREEECYYHWGRLRRNRVAGGWETQYTCCSAAIGSTGCQVAKQHVQDGRKENLEGFVKTFEKELSGDAHPGVYALDCEMSYTTYGLELTRVTVVDTDLQVVYDTFVRPDNEIVDYNTRFSGVTEADLADTSISLRDVQAVLLSMFSSDTVLIGHSLESDLLALKVIHSTVVDTSVLFPHRLGLPYKRSLRNLMADYLRQIIQDNVDGHSSSEDASACMHLVIWKIREDAKTKR, from the exons ATGCTACGCTCCACCGGCTTCTTCCGGGCCATCGACTGCCCCTACTGGGCTGGGGCGCCCGGGGGACCCTGCCGGCGGCCCTACTGCCACTTCCGGCACCGCGGGGCCCGGGGCCCGGGCGTGCCCGGCGAAGGTGGAGCGGTGTCCCCCGCAGCAG GGCTTGGTTATGACCCGTACAACCCTGAGCTGCCCAAGCCCCCCGCACAGAGGGAGAATGGCGCCCTGGGCAGAGGCATTGATTCCCGCTCAGATATCCTGGAGCTGGAGCTGGTCAACCAGGCCATTGAGGCCGTGCGCTCTGAGGTGGAGCTGGAGCAGAGGCGCTACCAGGAGCTCCTGGAGACGGCCCGGGAGTGTGGTTCGGCCGAGGCCCCTGTCCTGGCACCCCATGGCCCTGCTGCCTGCCCCGCCACCAGCCTGGACGGGGACGCCTTCCCACTATCCTTCGATTACAACCCCAGTAGCCATGGCCTTTTGAGCCCCGATGCCAGCTATCAGCCCACCCCACTGGCTGCCACCGCTGAGCCTGGCTGCAAGTACTCTCTAGCCTCGCCAGACCGGGCTCAGGGCCATGGTGGAGGGGGTGGCGGTGCCCTGGAGTATGTCCCCAAGGCCGTGGGCCAGCCCCGGCGGTACGGCCGCCCCATCTCCAGCAGCAAGTACGTGGTGGACAACTCGAAGCCGTCTACAGACCTGGAGTATGACCCCCTGTCCAACTTCTCTGCCCGCCTGCTTAGCAGGGCCAGCACCAAGGACGAGAGGGCCCCCAAGCGGCCCAGGTGCTCCCGTGGCAGCGAGCCCTACACACCTGCACCCAAGAAGCCCTGTGACCCCTTTGGCAGCTGCGACGCCAGGTTTTCGGACTCTGACGATGACGCTGCTGTCACTCCAGGTGACAAATCCGTCACCACCAGCCCCCCAAGAGCTCAAGGGGGTGCTGAGAGCAAGGCCCCAGGGAAGCCGGGCTCCAGGGAGGGCCCTGAGCTGGAGGAGGGCGGCCTTCGGGAGACCAAGGAGATGGCGGTGCAGTGTGACGTGGAGGATCTCGGGCCACCGCCTCAGAGCCCAGGCAGGCCACCCTTGGCTAAGCCTAGCTCACCAGCCAGGGCTGCGCCAGAGCGCAGCAGCCCCAAGGAGGGGAGGCCTAAGAAGAAAAGTGGGGTGCCACCAACTGCCAACCACAAGGACAGCGTCCGGAAGACAGATAAGGGTAAGGATGGTGCACGAGGGAGGCCAACTGAGAAGCCTACTGCAGACAGGAAGGGCCCGCAGGCCGGCAGCCCCCGGCACAAAGCAGAGCGGCCCCACGGGACCAAGAAAAAGCCATCTTCAGCCACTCCGGTGGCCAGCTCAGGGAAAGGCCGACCTGAACGGCCAGGACCGCTGCCGAGCCCCGCACCGGGGGCAGCCCGCCAACCACCAGATAGGATGGCTGGGAAGACCCTGTCAGGGAAGCTGGCAGAGAGGAAGGCCCGCTCGCTGGACGAGGGCGCCCCCCGGGATGCCCCCAAGCTGCCCAGGCGGGCCCTGAGCCATGCCGAGCTCTTCGGGGATGAGAGTGAGGACGAGGACCCGCGACCCGAGGCGCCGGCCACCCGGCCTCCCGCTCCCCCCAGCCTCAGCTCCAGCTCGGACTCGGACTCAGACTCGGACTCCAGCCTGGGCCTGTCGGCTGCGCAGGGGCCGCCCAAGCGCCTCAaggcctccccgcccccctcctcctcatcctcttccTCAGGGGCGGGCTCTGATGTGGACTACTcggccctggagaaggaggttGACTTTGACTCCGACCCCATGGAGGAGTGCCTGCGCATCTTCAACGAGTCAACGGCCGTCAAGACTGAGGACAAGGGCCGCCTGGCCCGGCAG CCCCCCAAGGAGGAGAAGACCGCAGATAAGGGGCATTCAGGCCTGACCACACTGTTTCCCGGGCAGAAGAGGAGGATTTCTCACCTCTCCAAGCAAGGCAAGGAG GCGGAGCCCACGAGGAGAGGCCCTACGCCCCCTGCTCGGCCCCTGACCGCCCAGGAGGTGTGCTACCGACGGGCCCAGCAGGCGCAGAGGGAGTCAGCCGGCTGGCTCCAGGCCGCCCAGCAGCTGGCTGAGAAGCCGAGCTCTGTCCACATCTCGGCCCCAGGAGAGAAGCGGAGGATCGCCCATGTCCCCAACCCCCTCCTGGCCGCAG CCCCCACAGGTGCCAAGAGGACCCTCTCGGCCAGCAGCAGCCAGCCCCCCAGTGGCCCCGAGCCAGGCAGCCAGCCCCTGAAGACGCGCACATTGTCGGGCATGGCGTCCAAGACTACCACCACCGTGGCCCCCAAGCGTGTGGCGCACAGCCCATCCTTACAG AGTTTAAAGAAGCCCATTATCCCAAAAGAGTTCGGGGGCAAAGTCCCCACTGTCATCCGCCAGCGGTATCTCAACCTGTTTATTGAAGAGTGCCTCAAATTTTGCTCTTCAAACCAGGAAGCCATAGAGAAG GCGCTCAACGAGGAGAAGGTAGCCTACGACCGCAGCCCCAGCAAGAACATCTACTTGAACGTGGCTGTGAACACCCTCAAGAAGCTGCGCGGCCTGGGCCCAGGTGCCGGAGCAGGTCTCAACA AAACCAGCGGCCGGAGGGTGGTGtcccatgaagtggtgctggGGGGCAAGTTGGCTGCCAGGACCAGCTTTTCACTCAGCCGCCCTAGCAGCCCCCGTGTGGAGGATCTGAAAG GGGCCGCCCTGTACAGCCGCCTCAAGGAGTACCTGCTCACGGAGGGCCAGCTGAAGGAGAATGGCTACCCCTTCCCGCACCCTGAGAAGCCTGGCGGCGCCATCATCTTCACAGCTGAAGAGAAGAAACCCAAGGACT CCTCCTGCAGGATCTGCTGCCGCTGCGGCGCTGAGTACCTCGTGTCCTCCTCTGGCCGCTGCATGCGCGAGGAGGAGTGTTACTACCACTGGGGGCGGCTCCGCCGGAACCGAG TGGCCGGTGGCTGGGAGACTCAGTACACATGCTGCTCAGCTGCCATAGGCTCTACTGGCTGTCAGGTCGCCAAG CAACACGTGCAGGATGGCCGGAAGGAAAACTTAGAAGGGTTTGTGAAGACTTTTGAGAAAGAGCTTTCAGGAGATGCGCATCCAGGAGTCTATGCCCTCGACTGTGAGATG TCCTACACCACGTACGGCCTGGAGCTGACGCGCGTCACGGTGGTGGACACGGACCTCCAGGTTGTGTACGACACCTTTGTCAGGCCAGACAACGAGATTGTTGACTATAACACTAG GTTTTCAGGAGTGACCGAGGCTGACCTTGCAGACACGAGCATCTCGCTCCGGGATGTCCAGGCCGTGTTGCTGAGCATGTTCAGCTCAGACACCGTCCTCATTGGTCACAGTCTGGAGAGTGACCTGCTGGCCTTGAAG GTCATCCACAGCACCGTGGTGGACACGTCCGTGTTATTCCCGCATCGCCTGGGCCTCCCCTACAAGCGCTCCCTGCGGAATCTCATGGCCGACTACCTCAGACAGATCATCCAGGACAATG TGGACGGGCACAGCTCCAGCGAGGATGCCAGTGCCTGCATGCACCTGGTGATCTGGAAGATCCGAGAAGACGCCAAGACCAAGCGGTGA